One Algoriphagus sp. Y33 genomic window, CCAGTGATTTGCCTTCTCTTTGCGGAAGCAGAATCAACTACGACAAATACAGTACGGACACTACCAAATTCAGCGTAGGCTTTGCCTCAGCGCTGGGGCAACTCCTACCCTGCAACCACATCTACAACCAGTACATCTTTATTGAAGATGTACAGCAAACGCTAAAAAGACTGGAATCCAAACGGCTCCGTCTCCAGTCACTTGCCAATTACAGCAGGGAAAATGCCATTGCAAGGGATGCGACCAATGACTATTTGAATGAGGCGATCAGTGAACAAAGGCTACCAGTTAAAGCCCACTTTAATATCCTAACCTGGACAGAAGACCCGCTACAGATCCCTGAAATCAAAAAGCAGGTTGGCGCTGCCCTCTCCCAGATGGAGGCTACTGCAAGGGAAGAAACCGTCGGAGCTGCCCAGATCTTCTGGGCAGGAATTCCTGGCAACAGTGCCGACTTTCCGATGAATGATAGCTTTGACACCTTTGTGGAGCAAGCCAGTTGTTTCCTAAATCTGGAAACTGGCTATCGCAACTCGCTCAGTCCATTTGGAATTCGCTTGGGAGACCGGCTCACTGGAAAACCAGTTCATGTGGATCTATCCGATGAACCTGTGAAAAGAGGCATCTGCACCAACAGAAACAAATTCATCCTTGGTCCAAGTGGTAGCGGCAAATCATTTTTCACCAATCACATGATCCGCAGTTATTACGAGCAGGGAACGCATGTAGTCCTTGTGGATGTGGGGCATTCCTACAAAGGACTCTGTGATCTGGTCGGAGGTTATTACTTCACTTATGATGAGAAAAACCCGATCCAATTCAATCCCTTTTACATTGCTGAAGGTGACCAGCTGGATACCGAAAAAAAAGAAAGCATCAAGACGTTGCTGCTTGCACTCTGGAAAAAAGACAACGAAACCTTCACGCGTAGCGAGTATGTAGCGCTATCCAATGCCTTAAAAGGATATTATGAAAAATTGGCTTCAGATTCATCCCTATTTGCGAGTTTCAACAGCTTTTACGAGTACGTGAAGTCAGACTTTCTGCCTCTTCTTCAAATCGATAAAGTCAAGGAGAAGGATTTTGACATCAGCAATTTCCTTTATGTGCTTCGCCCCTATTACAGAGGGGGAGAATTCGATTACCTCTTAAATGCCACTGAGAACCTGGACTTGCTTCAGGAGCGATTCATTGTCTTTGAACTGGACAATATCAAAGACCATCCTATCCTATTCCCAGTGGTGACCATCATCATCATGGAAGTCTTCATCAACAAAATGCGCAAGCTCAAAGGCATCCGCAAACTGATTCTCATTGAGGAAGCCTGGAAAGCCATTGCCAAGGAAGGCATGGCTGAATACATCAAATACTTATTTAAAACAGTCCGAAAGTTCTTCGGGGAAGCCATTGTAGTCACCCAGGAAGTCGAGGATATCATCAGCTCCCCTGTGGTTAAGCAGGCCATCATCAACAACAGTGATTGCAAGATCCTACTGGACCAATCCAAGTACCAGAACAAATTTGATCAGATCCAAGAACTCTTGGGCTTAACTGACAAGGAACGGGCAATGGTACTTTCAGTCAACAAGGCCAATGATCCCAATCGCATCTACAAGGAGGTATTCATCAGTCTGGGAGGAATGCTCTCCAAAGTGTATCGTACCGAGGTATCCAAAGAAGAGTACCTCGCCTATACGACTGAAGAAACCGAGAAAATCAAGGTGATGGATTATGCCCATCGATACGGCTCCATACAAAAAGGAATAGCAGCACTTACAGTAGAACAAGTCCAACACTAAAAACACAGCCATGATTAGCTCCCATAAAAACATCCGCCTTACAGTCCTGCTCACGGTACTTTGTGTAGCATTTATCCTTCCGCCAACCCGGACTCAGGCGGCAGCAACAATTCCTATTGTGGAGATCATTAAGGCTGCTGTCAAGAAAGTCATCGTTGCAGTAGATCTTCAAATCCAGAGGCAGCAAAATAAAGTGATCTGGCTACAGAATGCCCAAAAAGTATTGGAAAACACCATGTCCAAACTCAAGTTGGATGAGATCTCCAGCTGGACAGAAAAGCAACGCGAACTCTACGAAAAATATTTCGACGAGCTCCAACAGGTCAAATCAGCGATTTCCAGCTACCATCGGGTGCGTGACATCGCCCAAAAACAAACACTGATTGTCACTGAATACAAAAAAGTCTGGGCAGTAATCCAGCAGGATGATCATTTCACCATCCAGGAAAAAGAGTACATGGGGCAGGTGTATGCCGGAATTCTGGGAGATACGGTAGAAAACCTGGATCAACTGTCAATTCTTATCAAAGCATTTACCCTTCAAATGAGTGATGGAGAAAGACTGACCCTACTGAATGAAACTGCTCTAAAGGTAGACCAAAACTACCAGGACTTGCTCTCATTTAACCGCAGCAACGGACAGCTGAGTTTACAACGGGCGAGAAGCAACACAGAGATTTCACACATACAGCTACTCTACGGGATCCAACCCTAACACCCTATACCTATGAAAAAGCTACTTATTTTCCTTTTCCTCATCGCTACGGCCTTGCCAGTATCAGCACAGAACTTCCAGGAATGGTTTCAACAAAAGCAGACCAAAAAGAAGTATCTGGCCGAGCAGATCTTTGCATTACAATCCTACCGTACTGTCCTTAAAAAAGGTTATGAGGTTAGCCAACGAGGGCTCAGCTTGGTCAGTAACATTACAAATGGAGACTTTGATCAGCATAAGGATCATTTCCAGTCTTTTGAGAAGGTAAATTCTAAAGTAAAAAACCATCCAGACACCCGGCAAATAATAGAGTTGGCTTCAACTATTCAACAGGTATCAAGACAATACCAAAAGCAACTTAGCTCACTCAATCAGCTCAATGCTTCCGAAGAAAATGTGGTCAGCCAAGTCTTTTTAAACATTCAAAAAGAAATTGGGCAACTGCTCACTGAGCTACAAGCCCTTTTGCAAAACAGCGAACTCAGCCTGTCTGATTCAGAGCGCATCATCAGACTGGAACAACTCCTCTTGCACATGCAAAGCATCTATTCCTATACAATGCGGTTTGGACAGGAAGCCATTCAATTATCCAGCCTTAGAGAGCAGGAACTAAACGGGATTAGCCAAGCAAGAAACTTTCATACCCATGATCAACTCTAACCTACTCAACCATGAAAAAATTACTGATACTGCTTTTCCCGCTCATTTTCACGATAAACATTCAGCCAGCATCTGCACAGGCAGACGAAATTGCTCAGTTACTATTGAATGTCACCAAACTGAGCCAGCTCAAGCAAATACTCAGCGATCTGGAAAAAGGATACAACACACTGAACTCCGGCTATTCACAGATTTCAAATATCGCGTCAGGAAATTTCACAATCCATGAAGCCTTCCTGGATGGCTTGCTACAAGTAAATCCAACGGTAAAAAACTATTACAAAGTCGCAGAAATTATCAGTTTTCAAATCAAGTTGGTGAAGGATTACAAATCGGCCTTTACGAAACTTAAAAACTCCGGTCAGTTCACGAGCAGGGAAATTTCTTACCTCTCTTCAGTGTATAACAATCTCTTCAAAAAAAGTCTGCAACAGCTCGACGAACTAACCTTAGTCTTAACTGCAAATAGACTTAGGATGTCAGATGAGGAACGCTTGGCAGCCATTGATCAGATCCATACCCACATGCAAGACCAGCTGATTTTTCTAATTGCATTCAATCAGGAGAACCAGGTTCTGGCAATTAGCCGAATCAAGGCAAATCAGGAAGTAAATGGAATCAAAAACCTCTATCAATAAATAGGGAACTAAGCTCAACCATCGCCATGAAAGTAATTCCTAAATCCATAGCTATCATTTTATTCTCCATCCTTCTACCACTGACTACTCAGGCCCAGGTGGGCTATGATAGAGGACTCCATGGCGTGTTGGAAGACCTTTACTCTGAGATGATGCCATTATGCAGTCAATTGATCAGCGTGGCTCAGGGAATTGCTGCCTTTGGAGCTTTATGGTATATCGCCTCCAGAGTCTGGCGATCCATAGCAAATGCTGAGCCCATAGACTTCTATCCCTTGTTCCGGCCATTTGCCATCGGCTTTTGTATCCTGCTATTCCCATCTGTTCTTTCCCTGATCAATGGAGTGATGAATCCAACTGTCAACGCTACAGCCTCGATGATGGACAATTCCAACCAAGCTATTGAAAACCTTCTGAAGCATAAAGAAGAAGTCGTTAAAGGGACTATTAAAGGCCAAATGTACCGAAGTAATTACAGGGAGGGGGATTATGAAAAATGGTTGAAATACACTCAGGGTTTGCCTGAGGAAGCTACTGCTCCGGAGGAAGGTTTTTTAGAATCTTTATGGAACAACGAACTTTTCTCAAATGCAAAATGGAGCTTCAATTTTAAACATTGGATCAAACAAGCCCTTGCTGAAATATTGCAATTGCTATTTGAAGCTGCCGCGCTTTGCATCAATACCCTGAGAACCTTTCAGATGGTTGTTCTATCCATTCTGGGTCCCTTGGTTTTCGGTCTATCTGTCTATGATGGATTCCAGCATACTCTTACGGTCTGGCTTGCCCGCTATATTAATATCTACCTCTGGCTACCCGTGGCCAATATCTTCGGTGCCATCATCAGCACCGTACAGGAAAAAATGCTCGTGCTGGACATAGGACAAATCGAAAGCACCGGGGACACCTTCTTCTCTGCCACAGATACAGGATACCTGATCTTTTTGGTGATCGGTATCATAGGCTATTTCTCAGTACCCTCAGTAGCCAACTACATTGTCCATGCTGCTTCAGGTGGAGCACTTCCGCATAAAGCATCCAGCTTTTTCACTCAAGCTGCATTCAGCACTGTTTCCATGGCCAGCTCCGCCGCCAAAATAGCTACAACACGAGGATCAAGTATGTCTGCTGATTCCTATGGGGATAAGGCAGGAAGCATGAACCAGTCCATGGCTTCACGTGGTACGGCTGCCGGTTATTTCAAGGATGGCAGTGATTTTCAATCCAGCAAACTTAAAGGCAACTCTTAATCTTACTACCCATGTTCAGCAAACCAAAAAACATAGACACCGCCTTTCGACAAATCCGGTTATTCACACTTACGATAATCCTCGCTTGTCTCCTCTTTTCAGGTTTCACCCTCTACAAGAGTCAGCAATTGACCGCATCGCTTCAGCAAAAAGTCTACATCCTGGCCAATGGAAAGGCTTTGGAAGCTTTTGCAACAGACCGCAGGGATAATATTCTAGTCGAGGCAAAAGATCATATATCCGCCTTTCATCGGTATTTCTTCACACTCGATCCTGATGAAAAAGTCATCATCGCCAATACAGCCAAAGCACTCTATCTGGCAGATGCTTCTGCAAAACGTCAATACGATAACCTGACGGAAAGCAATTACTACTCAAATATCATTGCAGGGAATATCAGTCAGGAAATCAACATGGACAGTGTATCCATTGATCTGCAGCAAACCCCGTCTTACTTCCGGTATTATGGTACCCAGCAGTTGACCCGGACAGGCTCCATCGTTACCCGAAAACTAGTAACTGAAGGTTACCTGCGCGAGGTGTCCCGCAGTGATAATAATCCTCATGGTTTCCTGATCGAAGGCTGGAAGACATTGGAAAATACAGATACACATATTCAAAACCGCTAAGCATGAATACCCCTCAAACACATCCCAATCCCATCGAAGCAGTCCAAGAATTTGGGCAACTCCAAGCCCAAAAATTCGCGGAACTGCTCCACCACAGAACTGAGAAACTCAGTCAAAGAGCTAAATACCTATACTTAATTCTCTTTCTCCTCATTTCATTAAGTGGATGTGCCTACCTGCTTGTTTTTAAAAGCTCCTCCTTTTCTCCTCCAACAGAACCATTACCAACAACCAACCTCCCCTACTTTCCTGATTTGGGAAATTCAAATTCCGATCCCGACAGTCTCACTTCAAACCCTAACACTTCAAAACAATATAAACCATGACTAACACAACAACCCAAAAACAACAGCAGAAACGAAAATTTCTTCTAATGCTACCCCTGCTCACAGTACCCTTTTTGACTTTTACATTCTGGGCTCTCGGCGGTGGAAACGGGATAGCAACTGATCCTATGCAAAGCCAGCAAAGTGGAATCAACATGGAGCTGCCAGGTATTGCAGATAATAAAACCCAAGTACTTGACAAGCTAGGGCATTATAAAAAGTCCCAAACAGACTCTGCTAGATTTCTACAGGCAGTAAAGAATGACCCGTACTATCGCATGGCTTATAAACCGGAAAAAAGCACCGGTATTGAGGATCAACTAACTGATTCCCAATCCTTGGAAAATGGCAGGTTGGGAAGTGTTCCTATGGCTGAATTTCAGGACCCGAATGAACGGTTGATTATGGAAAAACTGGAAGCACTCAACCAAACGCTTATGGAAAAGCCGATTGCTAAAGTCCACGATAAAAAAGTTGAGACAAACCAACTCACTCAAACTGCCGGTGATCCAACACTAAGCGCAGACTTAGATCGGCTAGATCACATGATGCAGCAGATGCAGGCAGGAAATGCAAGCACAGATCCTGAAATGCAGCAAATGAGCCAGTTACTCGAACAGATTCTGGACATACAGCATCCTGAACGTGTACAAGCCAGAATACGCTCCAACCAGATCCAGCAGCAAAACCAGGTATTTAGTGTAAACCCAATTTCTAATACTCAACATATTTCCAGTTTAGACCCTACTGAGGCAGCTACTGCAGGAGAAATAGTTACGGCAGAGAGAAATGGCTTCTTTGGCTTAGAAAGTCCAGACGATATAAATGAGCAGGCAAACTCCATTAAAGCTGTAATCCATGAAACACAAACACTGACATCAGGAGCTACAGTGAAACTTCGGTTGACTGAGGCAGCAAGTATCAATGGGCTAACTATTCCCAAAGATCAACTGGTATATGGCACCGCTTCACTCAACGGTGAACGTCTAAAAATTGAAATCCAGCACATTCGGGTACATGACCAGATCCTACCCGTGGCTTTGACTGTTCATGATGCAGATGGAATGGAAGGAATTTACATCCCAGGATCACTATCAAGAGAAGTGACTGCACAAGCTAGTGATCGGGCAATTCAGGGATTTGGGATCAGCACATTCGATACCTCACTGGAAGCTCAGGCTGCAAGTGCGGGAATCGAAACGGCAAAAACCTTCTTAAGCAAAAAGACCAAACTGATTCAGTTTACGCTAAAAGCAGGTTATCAGATCTGGCTCAGTGATGAAAAAACCAACGCTAACTTCTAAATCCAATGCTATGAACAGCAATCAACTTACAAAATGGACAGTCACACTAATGCTTGTGGGAATAACTTCTCTGGTTGGCCGTAGTGTACAAGCCCAATCAAATTCATCCTTTACTACGCAAGCAATCCCTTCTGTTTCCTTACAGATCAGCGAGCAGCTCACTACCAACCTGATTTTCCCGCAGGCCATCAAAAGTGTGGACCGAGGAAATCGAGAAATCATGGTTCAACGTGCAAATACCGTTGAAAACGTCCTTCAGGTGAAAGCTGAAACAAGCGAAATGAACAATAGCAACCTAACTGTGATCACATCAGACGGTAAGTTTTACTCATTTAAAGTAAGTTATTCAGCAAATCCCCAACAGCTCAATTTGACTGTAATTCCAGGTTCCAAAAAACCTGCAGCTGAGTTCCCAAAGGGAACATCCAATGAAGTGGCCGTTTTAGAAACAGCTCAAAAAGTAGCTGTAAAAAACAGGCAAATTAAGCCGATCAGACAACGTAAATACATGACCGGGCTAAGTCTGACCGGTATCTACATCGAAGAAGACCTACTCTATTTTCAGATCAGGCTGGAGAACCAAACAAATATTACCTACGATGTGGAACAGTTCCGCTTTTTTATCCGGGACAACAGAAAAGACAAACGAACAGCAGTACAGGAACTGGAGCAAATCCCCATTCAGATTCTTGGCAATACAGCACAAATTCCTGCCCAATCAACCCAGACTATAGTAGTCGCACTTCCCAAGTTTACCATTCCAGACCAAAAGCATTTAGGAATTGAATTAATGGAACAACAAGGCGGAAGACATTTGAAAATAAAAGTCAAAAACAACCACATTATCCATGCAGCTGTGGTAGAGTAAGATTCCTTACCTACAGAAAAACCAATCAATAAATCTTTATCAGTTAACCACAAACAACATAGATCATGAACGAGCAAAATTTCGATTACCTCAAAAACCAGGTTAAGTACACCGGATTCGGCGAAGCTTTGGAGCCTCAATTAAAAGAAAAGATCAGCAAGGGAGAATCCAATTTCACGCTAAATCATCAAGCAAATTTTGGAGGGGATACCGTCAATTCAAACCTGCATTTTCGAAAGTCAGAAATGACTGATATGTATTTCTTTAACAAGTACGATCTGAGTCTGACCAAATCCGGACAGGATGAACCGGCGATCAATCAGACCTTTTACATCGGCAAGGACAACAACATCACATTGAAGGAAGGATACAATCTGTTGGACGGACGTGCAGTAAACAAAGATCTGGTAAACAAGGAACAGGAAAAGTATAATGCCTGGGTCCAACTGGACTTTAAGGAAACGGATAATCAAGGAAACTTTAAACTAAAGCAGTTCCATGAGAATTACGGCTTTGATCTGCAAAAGGCATTGGAAAAGCACCCGATAAAAGAACTTGGTAATCCTGAAGACCAAAGCAAGCTGATGGATTCCTTAAAAAAGGGAAACCGACAATCGGTGACTTTTACTGGCAGTGAAGGCGAACAAAAGCGCTTTGTAGAAGCAAACCCACAGTTCAAAAATGTGAATACCTACGATGCTAATCAGGTACGCACCACAGAAACTCAGCGGGAAGGCAAAAGTGAATCACAGAGCAAATCCCAAAAACAGGAAGTCAATGAAGAATCGGATGAGAGTCCCAAGAAGAAGACACGAAAAAGGAAAAGTGCAGGAGTAGCAGGTTAATTCACCCAAAATGGAGCAGATGAAATCAAGCATGACAGAGAACGCAATACATTAGAAGTATTACTTAGCTTGCAAGATTCCATCTGACCATTTAAAAAAAAGCATGTACAGATGAAAGAAGCATTGGAGGAATTTATGGCAGGGATTGAGAAAGATCCCAGAATATGCCTTTCCCATATCGGGGTTTTCTCCGTGCTGCTTCATGCACGTGAAGAATATGGAGGTACTGAACCCTTTCCAATAAAACGGGAAGAGCTGATGAAAGCTGCTAAGATATCCAGCACAGCCACCTACTTCAAAATCATCCGGCAACTCCATGAGTATGGCTACATATGCTACCTGCCAACGTTCAACCGTATGAGTCAAAGTCGGGTCGCATTAGCTAAAGAACCTTAAAGTAACCAAGCCTAAGTCAATTCAATTTCAATTCCAAGACCATGGAAACCATCACTAAAGAAGATTTGGAAACCTTACGATTTCAGCTATTTGCAGATCTCAAAAAATTACTGGAAAAACCAACTGAGAATAAACCAAACGAAAAGGAATGGCTAAGAAGCCGGGATGTAAAAAAAATGCTGAGTATTTCCGATGCAGCCTTACAGAATTTACGGATTCGGGGACTATTGCATCCTGTTAAAATCTCAGGCCTCTATTACTACAAATCCGAAGAGTTGAAATCTTTATTCAAACAATAAAAGTAACCAGTTATGAAAGTTCTCCAAATGGAATATTACGTGGATAGAATCGTAAAAGAAAGGGATATCAAACCAACGCGGGTATCCGTTTTTTTAGCCATGCTACAACTCTGGAAAGAGCAGAAACGCTGCAATCCTTTTCAGATCTCCAGACGCAAAATCATGAAACTATCTGGAGTAAAAAGTATTGTTACCTATCATAAATGTATCTCCGAATTAAAAGATCGAGGGTTAGTAGAATATAATCCTTCTTATCATCCGAAATTGGGAAGTGGGGTGAAATTGAAGTGCATAAAGGAAAACTAAAAAACATTATCCAAAACTCCAAGAGACACTAACCTTCCTTTCGAAACTACATTTTATAAAAAAATTAATCCATCTCCGTAGGAACAAAGTTTAGGTTGAGCGGATTACTTACTAGATAAAAAATCTAATATTCTTTAATAATTAAGACACTGTTTTTTGTGGAAATTCTTTCAACAGCTTATTTATTTCCATGGGTACAGTTTCAAATTTATTTAACAAATTGAAATTTCACCTTTTCGCTGGAATCAAATTATTCAGTATAAACTTCAGAGACATAGAGGCAAATTGAATTATGACAAAAGGGTTATTTGATCGCAAGTTTGAATCTATATTAGAGGAACATGTTATTTGGGTAAACAAACTTCTATCCTTTTTTAAGTGAAAATATCCATCCTCTATTTTTTTAACTTATGAATTTCCCAACCAGAAACCAGCAAAACTAAAGGGATAAATCCTGATATAAACACTAAAAAACGACCAACTTTCCCTCCTATTTCACCAATATGGATGGGATAGAATTGACCGGCCGTTTGTAAGCTTAAGGGATCATTAGGAAAATCTGATAGTGTAAAGACGCTTCCATCTTGATGCAACTCTATTTCCTTGGTTTTTCTTAGTCCTGTTTGAATTTCCCGACGCTCTATCAATCTTATTTTATATTTCCCATTCCCATCCACAGGAAAATATATGGCTCGAATGAAGTAAGTTTCATCATAATGAGTTAAGTATTCACCAAATGAACGATAAGACGGTATGCTATGATCTACGTACATTTGATTTACTTTTTCAGGCAAATCAAAAACCTGCATGACTTCTTTGTAAGAAGAATTGTAGGTAAAATATGCACCTGAGAAAGCCATAAATCCTAATGGAAGGAAGAAGAAAATTCCCAGGACTTTATGCAAATCATAATTAAAAAGTCTTTTTGGCGAATTCCATTTCAGCTTAAATCCACTTGACACCTTTTTTCCATAGATATCCCACCAAATTTTCAATCCAGACATTAAAAGGAGGAAAACAAAAATCAAGGCGCTGGTACCGATGATATATTTACCATAATCGGCTATTCCCAAGGTCCTGTGGTAAATCAATAATTTTTCGAAAAATTTAATTGAATTCGATTTTTCACCAAGATACGTACCCGAATAAGGATGAAAATACTCCGTTTTTCCATCTTTAAAATCGATTGAAATAGTTTGCTGCTCTCTATAAGGCAAATGGATTTGACTGATTTCCCCTCCCCTTTCTTCAATCAGGGACTTCACCGTATTCAACAGCCAACTCTCATCAAATTCCTCCTTTTGCTGGATTTCCAATAAATCAGAATTTAAAAATGCGGAAATTTCGGGCTGCCATACATACATGGAACCTGTTAAACCCGAGAATGATGCAATCAATCCGCAAGTTATTCCTAACCAGAGATGGAGTTTTCTATTGAATTTCTGGAAGCGTGTCAATCTGATTTCTTAATAACAAAACCCAAAGCTTAATAGGCTCTGGGTTGAATTAAAACATACTTGTTGTTTATCAATTTCTGTTTAGAAATTGTATTGAAGGCTTAACTTCGCATTGATTCCTTCCCCTGTTCCAGAAAAAGTCTTTAAAGGAGCTGCCCATTGTGATCTGGCTGGCAAATAAAACTCATTCAACAAATTATTGATAGCCAAAGAAAGGCCTAGATTTTCTAGCATTTGATAGTTAGCAGACCAATTTACAAGAGTATATCCTTCTACTGGAAACTGGGTATGTCTATAGGTATAATTTCCGGCTCCATCCAGATATGGATCAAATCGATCTCTATCTCCCAAAGAGGTCATCCGAAGTGAGGTACTGATTTTATCACTTGGGTTGTAGGTAACATAGGCTGTCAATTTGGGAGCATTAATGACATCACCGCCAAGGTAGGTTAAGGTGCTTCCACTGCCAGTACTTTTGTTGACCCCTTCAACATAAGAATAGCTCACTCCCAATAGTAGTTTACTGTCAAAAGCTCTATAGTCCAATGCAACTTCAGCCCCATAGATATTCTGTGGCTGTTTTGAGGGAACAAAGGAATTAATGGATTCGTCAAATACCACCCCGGTACCCAAATTTGACGTACTATAATATCCCACTGCCTCCAGTTTGAAATTATTGAACATGGAAGTAAACCCAAATTCAAAATTCTCAGTCACGGCCGGCTCGAGCTGAATATCGTTGATATTGGATGCCGTAGCAGATCTCAAAACAGAGCCTAAATCAGAGATAGAGAAACCCTGAGAATAACTAACATATGGAATAAATTCCTGATGCTTAATAAATCTAAGCCCTGCGTTAAATGATAGGTTATTAAACCCAATGACCCCTCCTTCGACTGCTACTGAAGGAGTAAAATTACCGTCGCTAAGGGCAGAATATGGAAGGGTATTATAATCATCAATATTCAATCGCATATCATCATACCTCATCCCAACTTTAAGCACCCAATCTTGGTCAAATTTGACGGTAGATTGCAAATACGGAGCCCAACTGAACATATCAATATTGGGAACCCATAATCTACCATCAAGAAGACCTTGGTTCGTTTTGTCATTCAATAAATCCAGACCATAAATTAAAGTAATGTTTGTGGAGCCTTTGGTTGGGATATTAGAGGTGAAATTTGGTCTGATACCGAATTTTTCTGCATTGATCACAGATTGCCCTCCATTCTCGAATTTGTCTGAATAAAAGAACACATTTTTGGTGTTCTGATAATATAGATCGGTGGCAAAATCGGTGGAACCTCTAAAAATCGAGTAATAATTATACGTTAACTGTCCATTGATCAATTTTGAGCCAGTTGGTTCCTCTCCTTCAATGGATCCCTCGACTCCGTATCCTGGAGTTAAGGTATAATCACCATTCTCCTGTACCTCAAAACTCGCTGGAACAGGTATAAAAGGAGTGTCCTGACGTGAATTATAAATATTCCCTCCCAAAGTAATTGACTGTTTATCTGATAGCTGATAGTCAATTTTCGCTAATCCGGTTACGATTTGGGTATTATCCAATCCATAAGTTGGCAGGATCACATCACCATTTGCATCGTATTTATTTCCAGTTTGTTCAAAACTACCACTTACTAAATAGCTGAATTTATCCAATTTTCCTTTTAGGGATTGGTAAACCCCATATCCCAATGCATCCTTGGTTTTAGCTAAATTGGACGTGCCCCACAGACTTGTGGTGCCTTCGATTTTTCTTGAAGCATTCGGTCTTTTGGTAATGTAGTTGATAAACCCTCCGTTTCCTCCGTTACCAAAAATTGAAGTAGCTCCTTTGATCACTTCTACTCTGCTAATATCCAAAGGACTGACAGATTTGATTCCGAGTTGCCCATTTCTCAAAGGTGAAGATTGGGGAATCCCGTCGACCATTACCAATAGGGAACGACCTCTCAATGTTTGCCCCCAGTTGGAAAAAGTACCTGTGGAAACACCCAAACCTGGAACCGTAAATTCCAGAATTTCACTGATATTACTTGTAGATTGACTCAGGTCTTCCAACTGTTTTTCATTCACAACAGTAACGGAAGCGGGGATTTCCGAAAGAAATTCTGAATGCCTGCTCGCAGACACGACTATTTCATTTAGGTTGGCTAGATCTTCCATAAGAACCTGAAACCACTCTAACTTTCCTTCACCATCAACTGAAATTTCCACTACTTCTGTCAAATAACCGATCATACTGAATGAAACCTTGTACGTTCCTTTGTCCAATCCTGCTATTTCAAATTTACCAGTATGGTCCGAGACTGCTCCTTTTTGCAAAGATTGGACATAAACACTAACCCCAA contains:
- a CDS encoding PepSY domain-containing protein, giving the protein MTRFQKFNRKLHLWLGITCGLIASFSGLTGSMYVWQPEISAFLNSDLLEIQQKEEFDESWLLNTVKSLIEERGGEISQIHLPYREQQTISIDFKDGKTEYFHPYSGTYLGEKSNSIKFFEKLLIYHRTLGIADYGKYIIGTSALIFVFLLLMSGLKIWWDIYGKKVSSGFKLKWNSPKRLFNYDLHKVLGIFFFLPLGFMAFSGAYFTYNSSYKEVMQVFDLPEKVNQMYVDHSIPSYRSFGEYLTHYDETYFIRAIYFPVDGNGKYKIRLIERREIQTGLRKTKEIELHQDGSVFTLSDFPNDPLSLQTAGQFYPIHIGEIGGKVGRFLVFISGFIPLVLLVSGWEIHKLKK
- the traM gene encoding conjugative transposon protein TraM codes for the protein MTNTTTQKQQQKRKFLLMLPLLTVPFLTFTFWALGGGNGIATDPMQSQQSGINMELPGIADNKTQVLDKLGHYKKSQTDSARFLQAVKNDPYYRMAYKPEKSTGIEDQLTDSQSLENGRLGSVPMAEFQDPNERLIMEKLEALNQTLMEKPIAKVHDKKVETNQLTQTAGDPTLSADLDRLDHMMQQMQAGNASTDPEMQQMSQLLEQILDIQHPERVQARIRSNQIQQQNQVFSVNPISNTQHISSLDPTEAATAGEIVTAERNGFFGLESPDDINEQANSIKAVIHETQTLTSGATVKLRLTEAASINGLTIPKDQLVYGTASLNGERLKIEIQHIRVHDQILPVALTVHDADGMEGIYIPGSLSREVTAQASDRAIQGFGISTFDTSLEAQAASAGIETAKTFLSKKTKLIQFTLKAGYQIWLSDEKTNANF
- the traN gene encoding conjugative transposon protein TraN; the protein is MNSNQLTKWTVTLMLVGITSLVGRSVQAQSNSSFTTQAIPSVSLQISEQLTTNLIFPQAIKSVDRGNREIMVQRANTVENVLQVKAETSEMNNSNLTVITSDGKFYSFKVSYSANPQQLNLTVIPGSKKPAAEFPKGTSNEVAVLETAQKVAVKNRQIKPIRQRKYMTGLSLTGIYIEEDLLYFQIRLENQTNITYDVEQFRFFIRDNRKDKRTAVQELEQIPIQILGNTAQIPAQSTQTIVVALPKFTIPDQKHLGIELMEQQGGRHLKIKVKNNHIIHAAVVE
- a CDS encoding helix-turn-helix domain-containing protein is translated as METITKEDLETLRFQLFADLKKLLEKPTENKPNEKEWLRSRDVKKMLSISDAALQNLRIRGLLHPVKISGLYYYKSEELKSLFKQ
- a CDS encoding TonB-dependent receptor encodes the protein MKYCLTIVAILFSISAFSQSVLTGKITDQKDQPLIGVSVYVQSLQKGAVSDHTGKFEIAGLDKGTYKVSFSMIGYLTEVVEISVDGEGKLEWFQVLMEDLANLNEIVVSASRHSEFLSEIPASVTVVNEKQLEDLSQSTSNISEILEFTVPGLGVSTGTFSNWGQTLRGRSLLVMVDGIPQSSPLRNGQLGIKSVSPLDISRVEVIKGATSIFGNGGNGGFINYITKRPNASRKIEGTTSLWGTSNLAKTKDALGYGVYQSLKGKLDKFSYLVSGSFEQTGNKYDANGDVILPTYGLDNTQIVTGLAKIDYQLSDKQSITLGGNIYNSRQDTPFIPVPASFEVQENGDYTLTPGYGVEGSIEGEEPTGSKLINGQLTYNYYSIFRGSTDFATDLYYQNTKNVFFYSDKFENGGQSVINAEKFGIRPNFTSNIPTKGSTNITLIYGLDLLNDKTNQGLLDGRLWVPNIDMFSWAPYLQSTVKFDQDWVLKVGMRYDDMRLNIDDYNTLPYSALSDGNFTPSVAVEGGVIGFNNLSFNAGLRFIKHQEFIPYVSYSQGFSISDLGSVLRSATASNINDIQLEPAVTENFEFGFTSMFNNFKLEAVGYYSTSNLGTGVVFDESINSFVPSKQPQNIYGAEVALDYRAFDSKLLLGVSYSYVEGVNKSTGSGSTLTYLGGDVINAPKLTAYVTYNPSDKISTSLRMTSLGDRDRFDPYLDGAGNYTYRHTQFPVEGYTLVNWSANYQMLENLGLSLAINNLLNEFYLPARSQWAAPLKTFSGTGEGINAKLSLQYNF